CTGCCTGCCTCTTATCTCCCTGAGATGGAGAaagggcctgggaggaggggaagcagaAAGGGCGGCCACTAAGTGGATCAGGGGTGTACGGGGGACCCGGGCCCCCCCGAGCctgctggggggagggaagggaagaatggAGGAGAGGCTCAGACCAAGCTGCCGTCCCATCTCTCAAGTACTTTAAGGCCACTTGGAGTAACACACCCCCAGCCTGATCAGCTACTAGCTGGTGGCCAGTGTGAGGTCTTGCCCCAGTTCCACCCCTTGTAGGGGCTGGATAAAGCCACAGTCCTCCTGGCCTGTTTGGGGGGCGTTAGCCAGCCGTAGCACCCCAAGCCGGGCTGCCCTGGAACTTGCGAGTGCCCGCCCCCTTCCTCCTCTGGGAGCGGGTGGAGCTGGAGTTCAGGGGGAACCTGCAGGAAGGTGCCTTGTCCTCTCGGCACAGGGAATCACTTCATGGGCTTGTTTTAGATGGTGGCCCAAGGGGAGAGCCATTGGTAGACTGGGGCCTTAGGCAGGGTCACAGGTGAGGCTGGGAGACACCAGTGTGTGCACAGGGCTTGCATTCAGCTGAGCAAAAGAGGTAGGAACCTTTCTTCAGGCCTTTCCCCTAATCCCCAGGCCTCTCCCCAGCAGCTTCTCCCCTGTGCCCTGGGACATGGTATCTGTGTTGCCTACAAGGGGTGGACTGTTCAAGTCTGTGGCTCTAAGGACTGGGGAGAGAGAATGGATGGGGGATGGGAACTTGATGagtaaaagagaagggaaagaaccaAGAGTGAGTCTGGCAAAGGGGAGAGAAGTGAGAGTGAGAAAGGTGTCAGAGGGAGGAGAGCgaaggagggaaagggaagagtcAGCAGGAGAAGCCAAGGAACGTGACGCACTGGAGGCCTAGCTCCCCTCCAGGCTTGAGCTGTCATGCTGCAGCAGGCCCTGGGGCTGCAGTGGCTTCAGAGGCCGTGAGAGGTCGGACACTGGCCTCCTGGGCCTGTGTGGAGCAGGCGTAGCAACTGGGGATGCTGCTGCGGCCAGCTTTAACTGCCGGGGACTCTGAAGTGGTGCTCCCCTCTGCCATGGCGAGAGGGCCCTCCCTTACCCAGGCACTCCGTGCAGAACTCTGAGCACTGGGTGAGGGGCAGGCAGGAGTCAGCAGAGGGCCCTGGGAAGGAAGGTAGGCTCCCAcagaaggcaggggaggggaagaggcaggTGTCACAGGACAGCAAGGGGGGACTTGGTGAGACACTGTCCTGAGAGTCTGCGAGGGGCAGGCAGAGTCACACGCAGTGGACTGGGGAGAGGAGAGCGCTGGGCTGAGTTTCTAGTACTCAGCAGTAGAAGCAGCCGTggggggaactccctggtggtccagcggttaggattTGGCCCTTTCACTGTCGGGGCCCAGGTCCAATCCCTCgttgggggaactgagatcccacaagctgcatggcgcggccaaaaaaaaaaaaaaaaaaagaaagaaacagctatgggggagggagggacgatGGTGGCAACAGGTGACCTTGGTGAAGCCTTTAGACTGAGCTGTGGGAAGGGAGATCCGGGTATGTTGCCGCTGCTGCGCAGTACAACCCAGACTCTTACCCCAGACTCCTACCCCGCCAGGTGAATTCAAGGACACTGACAGGTGCTGCTGGAAACACAGATAGTGCACCAGGCACATCATCCATCCCTTCACCTCTTACTATGGCCACCACGACGTGCACCTGCACTCTATCAGCCACTGTGACTGTGATTCTAGGTAAGGGCCCTCCTCCTTGGGAGACCCACAGCCCAGGAAAGACTCCTGGGTAGAGCCAGATCCAAAATTTTCACTGTGGTTCCCTGCTTCAGCTTTGACCTGGTGCTGCCAGCCCGGCCCCAGCTTTTGTAAACCTGGCTTGTGTTCCAGGAGCCACCGGGAGGTCTTTTGGCAGACCGGGCTGAACCCAGTGGAAGCCTGCTGTCCCTCAGTCTTCTTGCTCTGGGCCACTGGGGAGTCATGGAGGCAGGGGAGCCAGCCTGAGTCCCCTGTGTGGCAGGCTGAAGGATTGCTCAGAGAAGACATATAGCAGTTCCAGAGATGTGGGCCTAACCTGCTCCCAAGACGTGGACTCGGCCTGTTTCAACATCATCCAGTGCCCATGCTTTGAGCTCATCCCagagggagagtgtgtggagCCGTTCTGGtgtggctggtgagtgccggcGGGCTGATGGGGGTCACTGGCCCCCACACTCCGTCAACCGTCTTTCCCTGTTCTCTTCTCCCCCAGGTGCAAAAGCTACAGGCCTGTCTCCGTGGCAGTGATCCACCATCCCATCCACCGTGTGTGTGGGGCAGATGACGACCTAAaccaagaagaggaagaggaggaggaggaggaagaggaagaggaggatgatgatgaggaggaggaggaagaggatgaggaggaagaggaggaggatgaggaggaggaagaggaggaggaggaggaggaggaggaagaaagcaaGCCTCCCATCCCGACCCACGTGGGgccccccgccctccccaccaACACAGGTATGGGCATGGTCACAGGTAGCCCTGACCTAGCAGCTCCCATCACCATCTGGCATTCCGAAAGCCCCACAGCGAAGTCCCAGGGCAATAAGGTGATCaagaagataaagaagaaaaaggaaaaagagaaagacaaggagGAGGAG
Above is a genomic segment from Mesoplodon densirostris isolate mMesDen1 chromosome 18, mMesDen1 primary haplotype, whole genome shotgun sequence containing:
- the PROCA1 gene encoding protein PROCA1, giving the protein QWKPAVPQSSCSGPLGSHGGRGASLSPLCGRLKDCSEKTYSSSRDVGLTCSQDVDSACFNIIQCPCFELIPEGECVEPFWCGWCKSYRPVSVAVIHHPIHRVCGADDDLNQEEEEEEEEEEEEEDDDEEEEEEDEEEEEEDEEEEEEEEEEEEEESKPPIPTHVGPPALPTNTGMGMVTGSPDLAAPITIWHSESPTAKSQGNKVIKKIKKKKEKEKDKEEEMDEKAKVKKKVKKGNLTKKKSPVKSESPPDLSRLLSPRELTRMSESSPDSRQDLESEDSYNDPGWEEPSSEDIVEFSSTRKREKNRVHAKKPGMKTSPVKKVNKRKSSPASNPNLS